Proteins found in one Haloferax litoreum genomic segment:
- a CDS encoding MaoC/PaaZ C-terminal domain-containing protein has protein sequence MSTPDVPTEGETLVRERTFTTAEVDAFAVLSGDEQPIHTDPDDDGRLVVHGLLTATLPTQIGGELEVLARSMEFEFLAPVYTGETIRCEVTPTSVVAREDRYDVETDIVCRKVADESVVLRGGFEGLIWK, from the coding sequence ATGTCCACCCCCGACGTGCCGACGGAGGGAGAGACGCTCGTCAGAGAGCGAACGTTCACCACGGCGGAAGTCGACGCGTTCGCGGTCCTCTCCGGTGACGAGCAACCGATTCACACCGACCCCGACGACGACGGCCGACTCGTCGTCCACGGGTTGTTGACTGCAACGCTCCCGACGCAAATCGGCGGCGAACTGGAAGTCCTCGCCCGGTCGATGGAGTTCGAGTTCCTCGCCCCGGTGTACACCGGCGAGACGATTCGCTGTGAAGTGACACCGACCAGTGTCGTCGCTCGCGAGGACCGCTACGACGTCGAGACCGACATCGTCTGTCGGAAGGTGGCCGACGAGTCCGTCGTCCTCCGCGGCGGGTTCGAAGGCCTCATCTGGAAGTGA
- a CDS encoding nitrite/sulfite reductase: MPTDVERWKSEVYGTEIREHLFQFAEEGWEFIPEDERDAWFERFKWWGLYHQRNGQESYFMLRIGTPNGRLEPGQLRVVGEVAKEYATGPGTNPIFGDAYADFTTRQSIQLHWIKLEDVPAVFEKLEAHGLSAQQACGDSWRNIVGNPMAGDDATEVVDAWPVIQELNETFKGNDDHSNLPRKWKVSVTGTPDGSGQGDINDLALEPAYKEIDGEEQVGFNVRVGGGLARNEPRLARDIDVWVAPEDASAVAGGLSALFRDHGDRENRYNARIKFLVDEWGTEKLRETLQADYVDFELETAGEDVRDQYTYNAGGEGRNDLLGVHEQKDGSNFVGLNVLVGRMGADDVLELADLAEQYGSGAARLTQRQNVIVPDIPDGELDDFLAEGLLEHYSPEPSPFMRGSVACTGTEFCSLSIVETKNRQVRFARWLKENVELPDGIDEFHIHLSGCTASCAQPQIADVSLRGMKTRKDGEPVEALDIGLGGGLGEEPQFTRWVTQRVPVDEVPGAIENLLANFDDQRDGDETFREFVLRHDDDELADLVEPEETSYEDPMMHNTKRTWYPYAEDDDLDASPAPSLADGTPITSDD; the protein is encoded by the coding sequence ATGCCCACGGACGTCGAACGGTGGAAGTCAGAAGTCTACGGTACCGAGATACGAGAGCATCTGTTCCAGTTCGCCGAAGAGGGGTGGGAGTTCATCCCCGAAGACGAGCGAGACGCGTGGTTCGAGCGCTTCAAGTGGTGGGGCCTGTACCACCAGCGGAACGGACAGGAGTCGTACTTCATGCTGCGCATCGGGACGCCGAACGGCCGTCTCGAACCCGGCCAACTCCGCGTCGTCGGCGAAGTCGCCAAAGAGTACGCGACGGGGCCGGGAACGAACCCCATCTTCGGTGACGCCTACGCCGACTTCACCACCCGCCAGTCGATTCAACTGCACTGGATTAAGCTCGAAGACGTGCCTGCAGTCTTCGAGAAACTCGAAGCACACGGCCTCTCCGCACAGCAAGCGTGTGGTGACTCGTGGCGAAACATCGTCGGGAACCCGATGGCCGGCGACGACGCCACCGAAGTCGTCGACGCGTGGCCCGTGATTCAGGAACTCAACGAGACGTTCAAAGGGAACGACGACCACTCGAACCTCCCTCGGAAGTGGAAGGTGTCGGTCACGGGGACGCCCGACGGGTCCGGGCAAGGCGACATCAACGACCTCGCCCTCGAACCGGCGTACAAGGAAATCGACGGCGAAGAACAGGTCGGCTTCAACGTCCGCGTGGGCGGTGGCCTCGCCCGCAACGAACCGCGCCTCGCCCGCGACATCGACGTGTGGGTCGCACCAGAAGACGCTTCGGCCGTCGCCGGCGGTCTGTCTGCACTCTTCCGCGACCACGGTGACCGCGAGAACCGCTACAACGCCCGCATCAAGTTCCTCGTCGACGAGTGGGGCACCGAGAAACTGCGCGAGACGCTCCAAGCGGACTACGTGGACTTCGAACTGGAGACCGCTGGCGAAGACGTGCGTGACCAGTACACCTACAACGCCGGTGGCGAGGGCCGAAACGACCTCCTCGGCGTCCACGAGCAGAAAGACGGGTCGAACTTCGTCGGCCTGAACGTCCTCGTCGGTCGGATGGGCGCAGACGACGTGTTGGAACTCGCCGACCTCGCAGAACAGTACGGGTCGGGTGCGGCCCGCTTGACCCAGCGTCAGAACGTCATCGTCCCGGACATCCCGGACGGTGAACTGGACGACTTCCTCGCCGAAGGCCTGCTCGAACACTACTCGCCCGAGCCATCGCCGTTCATGCGCGGGTCTGTCGCCTGTACGGGAACCGAGTTCTGTTCGCTCTCCATCGTAGAGACGAAGAACCGGCAGGTGCGCTTCGCGCGTTGGCTGAAGGAGAACGTCGAACTCCCAGACGGAATCGACGAGTTCCACATCCACCTCTCGGGGTGTACGGCCTCGTGCGCTCAGCCACAGATTGCGGACGTGAGCCTCCGCGGCATGAAGACTCGCAAAGACGGAGAGCCAGTCGAGGCCCTCGACATCGGCCTCGGCGGCGGCCTCGGCGAAGAACCGCAGTTCACCCGCTGGGTCACCCAGCGCGTCCCCGTGGACGAGGTGCCGGGCGCAATCGAGAACCTCCTCGCCAACTTCGACGACCAACGCGACGGTGACGAGACGTTCCGCGAGTTCGTCCTGCGACATGACGACGACGAACTCGCCGACCTTGTCGAGCCCGAAGAGACCAGTTACGAGGACCCGATGATGCACAACACGAAGCGCACGTGGTACCCCTACGCCGAAGACGACGATTTGGACGCGAGTCCCGCGCCGAGTCTGGCCGACGGGACGCCCATCACGAGCGACGACTGA
- a CDS encoding DUF7119 family protein, protein MTNDEHRRTSRAPADRREPVGEPVVRGDPAVTGDRAREAVGFDPNDPASVEEAARTVRSFAESSAGDDHVFMLRGAAACAALVRGVGSYKQAAEMAGGDVSVSFIRKWARVHDLPQSVRRHVARGNIAPTAAKHIARVPGDARLHLAWATLDGDLTVREVRRLASEVNDGTPVTDALADHGVAVGTVGVSLPPDVYLELRRRASLDDTDPGDVVAEALSAYFD, encoded by the coding sequence ATGACGAACGACGAACACCGACGCACCAGTCGGGCCCCGGCCGACCGGCGAGAACCGGTCGGTGAACCGGTCGTCCGCGGTGACCCTGCCGTCACGGGTGACCGTGCCCGTGAGGCAGTCGGGTTCGACCCGAACGACCCGGCCAGTGTCGAGGAGGCCGCCCGCACAGTCCGCTCGTTCGCCGAATCGTCGGCGGGCGACGACCACGTCTTCATGCTCAGGGGTGCCGCCGCCTGTGCCGCACTGGTCCGTGGTGTCGGTTCCTACAAACAGGCCGCCGAGATGGCCGGCGGCGACGTCTCCGTCTCGTTCATCCGCAAGTGGGCGCGCGTCCACGACCTGCCGCAGTCGGTCCGTCGACACGTCGCGCGCGGCAACATCGCGCCGACGGCCGCGAAACACATCGCTCGCGTCCCCGGTGACGCTCGACTCCACCTCGCGTGGGCGACGCTGGACGGTGACTTGACGGTTCGAGAGGTCCGCCGCCTCGCCAGCGAAGTCAACGACGGCACGCCGGTCACCGACGCTCTCGCCGACCACGGCGTCGCCGTCGGAACGGTAGGCGTGTCGCTCCCACCGGACGTCTACCTCGAACTCCGCCGCCGCGCCTCGTTAGACGACACCGACCCGGGCGACGTGGTTGCCGAGGCACTGTCGGCCTACTTCGACTGA
- a CDS encoding M20/M25/M40 family metallo-hydrolase, with protein MDLRDFVDTLLRFESVGHAEAPAQTWFKNRLHDFGFETYEWSANPRRLAEHPSFPDDSDDIVTINRPSVAGVLEFGDPDAGKTIVLNGHVDVVPADAELWSHAPFLPRWDDDAGTVSARGAADMKSGLSACVFAALDLKDAVESGSLELDGRVVVESVVGEEEGGIGAAAAALDNPYPFDRDAALVAEPTRLEPVVATEGSVMKRLHLTGRTAHAASRWRGVDVLPKFEAIREAFFDLETERCDHVSHPLYDYPVPWPICVGRVEAGSWASSVAGTLTAEWRLGVAPGESVAEVERAFEARLERVVAEDEWLSEHPPTFERFSVQFEPAEVDVDEPVVEALRATLRDHSLGDEPVGATYGADSRLYVEAGIPTVVFGPGNIDQAHFPDETIEWAEVETARDVIRETAQRFLQSK; from the coding sequence ATGGACCTACGCGACTTCGTCGACACGCTCCTCCGATTCGAGAGCGTCGGCCACGCCGAAGCGCCCGCACAGACGTGGTTCAAAAACCGCCTGCACGACTTCGGGTTCGAGACGTACGAGTGGAGCGCGAACCCCCGTCGACTCGCCGAGCATCCGTCGTTTCCGGACGACTCCGACGATATCGTGACGATAAACCGCCCGAGCGTCGCGGGAGTCTTGGAGTTCGGCGACCCTGACGCAGGGAAGACCATCGTCCTCAACGGCCACGTCGACGTCGTCCCCGCCGACGCGGAACTGTGGTCGCACGCACCGTTCCTGCCGCGGTGGGACGACGACGCCGGGACGGTCAGTGCCCGCGGTGCCGCCGACATGAAGTCGGGACTTTCAGCGTGCGTCTTCGCCGCACTCGACCTCAAAGACGCAGTCGAATCTGGGTCGCTCGAACTCGACGGCCGTGTCGTCGTAGAGAGCGTCGTCGGCGAAGAAGAAGGTGGAATCGGCGCGGCGGCCGCCGCGCTGGACAACCCGTACCCATTCGACCGAGACGCCGCACTCGTGGCCGAACCGACGCGACTCGAACCCGTCGTCGCCACCGAAGGGTCGGTGATGAAGCGACTCCACCTGACCGGTCGGACCGCACACGCGGCCTCACGGTGGCGCGGCGTGGACGTGCTCCCGAAGTTCGAGGCGATTCGTGAGGCCTTCTTCGACCTCGAAACCGAACGCTGCGACCACGTCTCGCACCCGCTGTACGACTACCCGGTTCCGTGGCCAATCTGCGTCGGGCGCGTCGAGGCGGGGTCGTGGGCGTCCAGCGTCGCCGGGACGCTCACCGCGGAGTGGCGACTGGGGGTCGCACCGGGTGAGAGCGTCGCCGAGGTGGAACGAGCGTTCGAAGCGCGACTCGAACGGGTCGTCGCCGAAGACGAATGGCTCTCCGAGCACCCGCCGACGTTCGAGCGATTCTCCGTCCAGTTCGAACCCGCCGAAGTCGACGTCGACGAACCGGTCGTCGAAGCGCTCCGGGCCACGCTCCGAGACCACTCGCTCGGCGACGAACCGGTGGGTGCGACCTACGGCGCGGATTCGCGACTCTACGTAGAAGCGGGTATCCCAACCGTCGTGTTCGGACCGGGGAACATCGACCAAGCGCACTTCCCCGACGAGACTATCGAGTGGGCCGAAGTCGAGACTGCCCGCGACGTGATTCGAGAGACGGCACAACGATTCCTTCAGTCGAAGTAG
- a CDS encoding group I intron-associated PD-(D/E)XK endonuclease, with product MEGVTHPKQRGQCSEAAVLFEFVRTGVTVLEPFGDNERYDFVIQLCGEFYRVQVKTGRLTDGRVQFETRSSGTLTRRVKKEGYDGQIDIFAVYSPDLEQSYIVPIDEAPNTSMGLRVEAARKSSPNINWAEDFLLADWIDRKRSLSDMDH from the coding sequence ATGGAGGGTGTGACACATCCAAAACAACGTGGTCAGTGCAGTGAAGCCGCGGTTCTCTTCGAATTCGTTCGTACCGGCGTCACAGTATTGGAGCCATTTGGCGACAACGAGCGGTACGATTTTGTCATCCAACTCTGCGGAGAGTTCTATCGCGTGCAGGTGAAAACTGGACGGCTAACAGATGGACGAGTCCAATTCGAGACACGGAGTTCGGGTACGCTGACCCGACGAGTGAAAAAAGAAGGGTACGACGGTCAAATCGATATATTTGCCGTCTACTCTCCCGACCTCGAACAGTCGTACATCGTTCCCATCGATGAGGCACCAAATACCTCGATGGGTCTTCGTGTAGAAGCTGCACGGAAATCCTCACCGAATATCAATTGGGCCGAAGACTTTCTGCTGGCTGACTGGATTGACCGGAAGCGCTCGCTGTCAGATATGGACCACTGA
- a CDS encoding ferredoxin family protein, with the protein MSTAQPHVPDVSIEDRLYTVKYRDAGESHLGVKDPDICVECTSNECTQVCPAAVWTVEEDSDGVPSIAYENCLECGTCRFGCPHDNVRWEYPKTGGGVVFKQG; encoded by the coding sequence ATGAGCACAGCACAACCCCACGTCCCAGACGTAAGCATCGAGGACCGTCTCTACACGGTCAAGTACCGCGACGCCGGTGAGTCACACCTCGGCGTCAAGGACCCGGACATCTGCGTCGAGTGCACGTCGAACGAGTGTACGCAGGTCTGTCCGGCGGCGGTCTGGACAGTCGAAGAAGATAGCGACGGCGTTCCATCCATCGCCTACGAGAACTGCCTCGAATGTGGGACCTGCCGGTTCGGGTGCCCCCACGACAACGTCAGATGGGAGTACCCGAAGACTGGCGGTGGCGTCGTGTTCAAACAAGGGTGA
- a CDS encoding FAD-dependent oxidoreductase, translating to MSAQETNGSLQLPKMQSETPDYNDAYDAIIVGAGLAGTAAALTMAREGLDVLMLERGPAPGTKNVFGGVLYTPTIRELVDVDSAPTERYIAEKRFSMLTSDGDETAVSMRPGAWRDEPHNDSYTVLRRRFDEWFAKQAVETGATLITETTVTGLVRDGRKIVGVKTDRPDGEIRAPVVVLAEGANSLVSEGEGLKDRQEREAVAVSVKEVFKLDRETIDDRFRLDGDAGAAYNYFGEGAVGDAVGGGFVYTNKRSVSVGVAYRIEDAANGQTPEATLDAFESHPAVAPLIRGGRRIEYSAHVIPEGGAKAMPDLVHDGAVVVGDAAGLVLNSGVHLEGTNMAVESGYHAGKAIASALADGRSDEAALAAYPRDLKDSFVVENLRHYDWFQQTIADDRKFLFEDLPRALADAETEYFKMDRTAKDEHTDAARDRLLDAAGGWYGAAKRAWRYRRMLS from the coding sequence ATGAGCGCCCAAGAGACCAACGGAAGCCTGCAACTCCCGAAGATGCAGTCCGAGACGCCGGACTACAACGACGCCTACGACGCAATCATCGTCGGTGCGGGTCTGGCAGGGACCGCCGCGGCGCTGACGATGGCACGCGAAGGACTCGACGTCCTGATGCTCGAACGCGGCCCCGCACCGGGGACGAAGAACGTCTTCGGCGGGGTGCTCTACACGCCGACCATCCGCGAGTTGGTCGACGTCGACAGTGCGCCGACAGAGCGTTACATCGCCGAAAAGCGCTTCTCGATGCTCACCTCGGACGGTGACGAGACGGCCGTCTCGATGCGGCCCGGCGCGTGGCGCGACGAACCACACAACGACTCGTACACCGTCCTCAGGCGTCGGTTCGACGAGTGGTTCGCCAAACAGGCAGTCGAAACAGGCGCGACGCTCATCACCGAGACGACGGTGACGGGACTCGTCCGCGACGGGCGGAAAATCGTCGGCGTGAAGACCGACCGACCAGACGGAGAGATTCGCGCTCCGGTGGTCGTCCTCGCCGAAGGGGCGAACTCGCTCGTGAGCGAAGGCGAAGGCCTGAAAGACCGCCAAGAGCGCGAAGCGGTCGCCGTCTCGGTCAAAGAGGTGTTCAAACTCGACCGAGAGACCATCGACGACCGGTTCCGCCTCGACGGCGACGCCGGTGCGGCCTACAACTACTTCGGCGAAGGTGCTGTCGGCGACGCGGTCGGCGGCGGGTTCGTCTACACGAACAAACGCTCCGTCAGCGTCGGTGTGGCCTACCGCATCGAAGACGCCGCGAACGGCCAGACGCCCGAAGCGACCCTCGACGCCTTCGAATCGCACCCGGCAGTCGCACCGCTCATCCGCGGTGGTCGACGCATCGAATACTCTGCGCACGTCATCCCAGAAGGCGGGGCGAAGGCGATGCCGGACCTCGTCCACGACGGGGCCGTCGTCGTCGGCGACGCCGCCGGACTGGTGCTGAACAGCGGCGTCCACCTCGAAGGGACCAACATGGCCGTCGAGAGTGGGTACCACGCCGGCAAGGCGATTGCGTCCGCCCTCGCAGACGGCCGGAGCGACGAAGCAGCACTCGCGGCCTATCCGCGCGACCTGAAGGACTCCTTCGTGGTCGAAAACCTGCGGCACTACGACTGGTTCCAACAGACCATCGCGGACGACCGGAAGTTCCTCTTCGAGGACTTACCGCGCGCACTGGCCGACGCCGAGACGGAGTACTTCAAGATGGACCGCACGGCGAAAGACGAACACACTGACGCGGCACGTGACCGCCTCCTCGACGCCGCCGGCGGGTGGTACGGCGCGGCGAAGCGTGCGTGGCGTTACCGGAGGATGTTATCATGA
- a CDS encoding electron transfer flavoprotein subunit alpha/FixB family protein, translating to MTIDIDDYRDVWVFVEQHEGDAAPVSWELLSKGRELADETGESLIALVMGDGVSHLAEEAVARGADHALLADDPVFEPYRADPYGEQFRALVEERKPSIVLIGGTHTGRDFAGRVAVPAHAGLTADCTELAVDDEGLLLASRPTFGGDAMATIKCPSHRPQMATVRAGVFDASEATKDDVDAAAAVEEVNVVVTEEDTLSTVIERVVSDVVDITDADVVVAGGAGAEGDFEPIVELAEALGGEVAASRAAVDEGWVEPARQVGQTGKTVRPHLYIAAGISGAVQHLEGMNDSDYVVAVNTDPNAAIFEHADYGIVGDLHEVLPALTAMIREKQEVAV from the coding sequence ATGACAATCGACATCGACGACTACCGAGACGTCTGGGTGTTCGTCGAACAGCACGAAGGGGACGCGGCCCCCGTCTCGTGGGAACTGCTCTCGAAGGGACGCGAACTCGCCGACGAGACGGGCGAATCGCTCATCGCACTCGTCATGGGTGACGGCGTCTCGCACCTCGCAGAAGAGGCCGTCGCGCGCGGTGCCGACCACGCACTCCTCGCCGACGACCCGGTGTTCGAACCCTACCGGGCCGACCCGTACGGCGAGCAGTTCCGCGCACTCGTGGAAGAACGAAAACCGAGTATCGTCCTCATCGGCGGGACGCACACCGGCCGCGACTTCGCGGGCCGCGTCGCCGTCCCGGCACACGCCGGACTCACCGCCGACTGTACCGAACTCGCCGTGGACGACGAAGGACTCCTCCTCGCGAGTCGCCCGACCTTCGGCGGCGACGCGATGGCGACCATCAAGTGCCCGTCGCACCGCCCACAGATGGCAACGGTCCGCGCCGGTGTCTTCGACGCCAGCGAGGCGACTAAAGACGACGTCGACGCTGCGGCCGCCGTCGAAGAAGTCAACGTCGTCGTCACCGAAGAAGACACACTCTCGACGGTCATCGAACGCGTCGTCAGCGACGTGGTCGACATCACCGACGCCGACGTAGTCGTCGCCGGTGGCGCGGGGGCAGAAGGTGACTTCGAACCCATCGTCGAACTCGCTGAGGCCCTCGGTGGCGAAGTCGCCGCCAGTCGTGCCGCCGTCGACGAGGGGTGGGTCGAACCCGCCCGACAGGTCGGCCAGACAGGCAAGACCGTCCGCCCGCATCTCTACATCGCTGCCGGCATCTCGGGTGCCGTCCAGCACCTCGAAGGGATGAACGACAGCGACTACGTCGTCGCCGTCAACACCGACCCGAACGCGGCCATCTTCGAACACGCCGACTACGGCATCGTCGGCGACCTCCACGAGGTGCTTCCAGCACTCACTGCGATGATTCGCGAGAAACAGGAGGTGGCAGTATGA
- a CDS encoding electron transfer flavoprotein subunit beta/FixA family protein, whose protein sequence is MNDGWNIVVCVKQVPDADDVTIDPDTGTLNRSDAPAVLNRPDHNAVESALALREAVGGTVTAITMGPPPAKAVLQTAVGAGADGGVLLTDRAFGGSDTWPTSLALARAAEELDADVVICGEESTDSSTGQVPPGIAAHNGWSQLTYVESLEPRPDEDVLVGKRDVEGGYERVAAKLPVVVAMEFGANRPRPAGLHRKIFAETEFEPVEWTASDLCIEDRVGLANSPTKVGGMDTASPVERERVRVDDVDDLYEHIMEVL, encoded by the coding sequence ATGAATGACGGATGGAACATCGTCGTCTGCGTCAAACAGGTACCCGACGCGGACGACGTCACGATCGACCCCGATACAGGGACGTTGAACCGATCCGACGCGCCCGCGGTCCTGAACAGGCCCGACCACAACGCCGTCGAGTCGGCGCTCGCACTCCGCGAAGCGGTCGGCGGGACGGTGACTGCGATTACGATGGGCCCGCCGCCGGCGAAGGCCGTCCTCCAGACGGCAGTCGGTGCCGGTGCCGACGGTGGCGTCTTGCTGACCGACCGTGCCTTCGGCGGCAGTGACACGTGGCCGACGAGCCTCGCACTCGCGCGGGCGGCAGAAGAACTCGACGCCGACGTCGTCATCTGCGGCGAAGAGAGTACCGACTCTTCGACCGGACAGGTACCGCCCGGCATCGCCGCCCACAACGGGTGGTCACAACTCACCTACGTCGAGTCGCTCGAACCGCGACCCGACGAGGACGTTCTCGTCGGCAAACGAGACGTCGAAGGTGGCTACGAGCGTGTCGCGGCGAAACTCCCCGTCGTGGTGGCGATGGAGTTCGGTGCCAACAGGCCGCGACCCGCCGGACTCCACCGGAAAATCTTCGCCGAGACGGAGTTCGAACCGGTCGAATGGACTGCCTCGGACCTCTGCATCGAAGACCGAGTGGGCCTCGCCAACTCGCCGACGAAAGTCGGCGGCATGGACACGGCGTCACCGGTCGAACGCGAACGCGTCCGCGTCGACGACGTGGACGACCTGTACGAACACATCATGGAGGTGCTCTGA
- a CDS encoding universal stress protein — protein sequence MYTHILVPVDGSPEAENAVGHAVHLADAVGAEIHALYVAGPHSGDESADKSVAERGRRALEDVRERADEHGVTVDTTVAEGDPATTIAEYAETGDVDLIVMGTHGREGVDRLLNGSVAERVGRHVSIPVTTIRLGDGEQTVKSPLQAQQIAREKLQLAGHEDAVVESPSHQRTAWVVHASDEQGEYNVHINSVSGRAKIVQLG from the coding sequence ATGTACACTCACATCCTCGTCCCCGTCGATGGTAGTCCAGAAGCCGAGAACGCCGTGGGCCACGCCGTCCACCTCGCCGACGCCGTCGGCGCGGAGATTCACGCACTGTACGTCGCGGGTCCCCACTCCGGCGACGAATCGGCCGACAAGTCGGTCGCCGAACGCGGACGGCGCGCACTCGAAGACGTTCGCGAACGCGCCGACGAACACGGCGTCACAGTGGATACGACCGTCGCCGAGGGTGACCCAGCGACGACCATCGCCGAGTACGCGGAGACGGGGGACGTGGACCTCATCGTCATGGGAACCCACGGCCGCGAGGGCGTCGACAGACTCCTGAATGGAAGCGTCGCAGAACGCGTCGGCCGACACGTCTCGATTCCCGTGACGACGATTCGACTCGGCGACGGCGAGCAGACGGTGAAGTCACCGCTTCAGGCACAGCAAATCGCCCGCGAGAAACTCCAACTCGCCGGCCACGAAGACGCCGTCGTCGAGTCGCCGTCGCACCAACGGACCGCGTGGGTCGTCCACGCGAGCGACGAACAAGGTGAGTACAACGTCCACATCAACAGCGTCTCTGGACGGGCGAAAATCGTCCAACTCGGCTAA
- the pepF gene encoding oligoendopeptidase F produces MSSVPERSDIDEEYKWDLDSIYTSDEEWERAYEDVAERIPELEAYEGQATEDAETLLELLETMESVLREVSMVVSYANLRSSEDTRNQEYQAQSGRAEALASKARSAVSYLDPELQELDRDEIQAFVDEEPALEAYEHYFDDVLRTKEHTRSAEVEAVLADLSDVTGSPSDIYSMLANADLEFPSVEKPDGTAVEITQGNFTKLQKHPDRAFRRTVHEEFYDRWADVRNTVGSSLKNSVKADVKKARIRNYETAREAALDGPNVPVDVYDNLLDTVRDNLEHLHHHAELKRKAIGADELQMWDLYVSLTGDHGPEIPYEQAKEYIVEAVEPLGEEYQSRMAEGLETRWVDVYENRGKRAGAFSAGTYDTQPFIMMNYQDDAASMFTLAHELGHSMHSELANDAQPWHDASYDIFTAEVASTVNETLLTEYLLENVDDDELRMHVLDEYLERFRSTLFRQTMFADFELQIHEIVEEDGALTPDRFDQLYGDLKAEYYAPAETDDHIAREWMRIPHFYYNYYVYQYATGISAAAAIVERIRENGESAAADYRDALALGGSEYPLDVLKTAGVDMTEPEPIEDAMSVYESFLAEAETLLDL; encoded by the coding sequence ATGAGTTCGGTTCCCGAGCGGAGCGACATCGACGAGGAGTACAAGTGGGACCTCGACAGCATCTACACCTCCGACGAGGAGTGGGAACGCGCGTACGAGGACGTTGCCGAGCGAATCCCCGAACTCGAAGCGTACGAGGGTCAGGCGACGGAAGACGCCGAGACGCTCCTCGAACTCCTCGAGACGATGGAGTCGGTCCTCCGCGAGGTATCGATGGTCGTCTCCTACGCCAACCTCCGAAGTAGCGAAGACACCCGAAATCAGGAGTACCAAGCGCAGTCCGGTCGCGCCGAGGCGCTGGCGTCGAAAGCCCGAAGTGCGGTCAGCTATCTCGACCCCGAACTGCAGGAACTCGACCGCGACGAGATTCAGGCGTTCGTCGACGAGGAACCGGCGCTCGAAGCCTACGAACACTACTTCGACGACGTGCTTCGGACGAAAGAACACACGCGCTCGGCCGAAGTCGAAGCGGTCCTCGCCGACCTCTCGGACGTGACTGGGTCACCGAGCGACATCTACTCGATGCTCGCGAACGCCGACTTGGAGTTCCCGAGTGTCGAAAAGCCCGACGGCACCGCCGTCGAGATTACGCAGGGCAACTTCACGAAACTCCAGAAGCACCCCGACAGAGCGTTCCGTCGGACGGTCCACGAGGAGTTCTACGACCGCTGGGCGGACGTGCGCAACACCGTCGGGTCGTCGCTGAAGAACAGCGTCAAAGCCGACGTGAAGAAGGCCCGCATCCGCAACTACGAGACTGCTCGGGAGGCCGCACTCGACGGCCCGAACGTGCCGGTCGACGTGTACGATAACCTCCTCGACACCGTCCGCGACAACCTCGAACACCTCCACCACCACGCGGAACTGAAGCGGAAGGCAATCGGTGCCGACGAGTTGCAGATGTGGGACCTCTACGTCTCACTGACGGGAGACCACGGCCCGGAGATTCCATACGAGCAAGCGAAGGAGTACATCGTCGAGGCCGTCGAACCACTCGGCGAGGAGTACCAGTCACGGATGGCCGAAGGCCTCGAAACCCGCTGGGTCGACGTGTACGAGAACCGTGGCAAGCGCGCCGGTGCGTTCTCGGCGGGCACCTACGACACCCAGCCGTTCATCATGATGAACTATCAGGACGACGCGGCGTCCATGTTCACCCTCGCACACGAGTTGGGCCACTCGATGCACTCTGAACTCGCCAACGACGCCCAACCGTGGCACGACGCGAGTTACGACATCTTCACTGCGGAAGTCGCCTCAACGGTCAACGAGACGCTCCTCACCGAGTACCTGTTGGAGAACGTCGACGACGACGAACTTCGGATGCACGTCCTCGACGAGTACCTCGAACGCTTCCGCTCCACGCTGTTCCGCCAGACGATGTTCGCGGACTTCGAACTCCAGATTCACGAAATCGTCGAAGAAGACGGTGCGCTCACCCCGGACCGCTTCGACCAACTCTACGGCGACCTGAAGGCCGAATACTACGCCCCGGCGGAGACAGACGACCACATCGCCCGCGAGTGGATGCGTATCCCTCACTTCTACTACAATTACTACGTCTACCAGTACGCGACGGGTATCTCGGCGGCGGCGGCAATCGTCGAACGCATCCGCGAGAACGGCGAGTCTGCGGCCGCAGACTACCGTGACGCCCTCGCACTCGGCGGCAGCGAGTATCCCCTCGACGTGCTGAAGACGGCCGGTGTGGACATGACCGAACCCGAACCGATAGAAGACGCGATGTCGGTGTACGAGTCGTTCCTCGCCGAAGCGGAGACGCTTCTCGACCTGTAG
- a CDS encoding DUF7563 family protein: protein MPQCQNCSSFVTEGYVRVFAPEGMEEPRVCPHCEDMVRDGAQVRQARATRH, encoded by the coding sequence ATGCCACAATGTCAGAATTGCAGTTCTTTCGTGACGGAAGGCTACGTCAGGGTGTTCGCCCCCGAAGGCATGGAGGAGCCACGAGTCTGCCCTCACTGTGAGGACATGGTTCGTGACGGTGCGCAGGTCCGTCAAGCGCGAGCGACGCGACACTAA